ATGCCCGTACGAATACCTTTACGAGCCGCATAAATTGCTGCCGCTGATCCAGCAGGGCCGCCGCCAACGATTAAAACATCAAAGTCACCCTTGGCATTTAGCTTGGCCGCCTCTTCTTCGGCGCTACCAGTGTCGAGTTTGGCAATAATTTCCTCTGCACCCATGCGACCCTGGCCAAAGACTTCGCCATTCAAGATCACTGTTGGTACAGCCATGATTTGATATTGATCTACCAATGGCTGGAAAAGGGCGCCATCGATCATTTCATGTTCGATATTGGGGTTAAGCGCAGCCATCAAGTTGAGTGCCTGAACTACATCTGGGCAGTTATGGCATGACAAGGAGATAAATGTTTGGAAACGGAACTTGCCATCCAATTTACGAATACGCGCCAGAATATCTTCTTCCACTTTTGGTGGATAGCCGCTGGCTTGCAAGATTGCCAAAATGAATGAAGTCATTTCATGGCCCATTGGCAGGCCAGCAAAGCGAATACGGGCTGCTTCACCGGTCTTGCTAACAGTAAAGCTCGGTACATTTTTATCGCTACCGTTAGTTGCTACTGTAATTTTGTCTGATTGCTCAGCCACTTCATTGAGTAGCTCACGCATTTGTGCGGAAGCAGGGCTATCGTCTAGCGATGCAATTAGTGTGATTGGTGAAACAATCTTTTCAAAATACGCTTTTAATTGGGTCTTAATGTTGTTATCTAACATGGTGACATCCTTTGTGTAAATTTCAGTGAGTCCATTGGGCAGGATCTTGTCCTCTCCAATAGACTCTCCGGAGAGAGTCTGATTGGTTAAGATCGATCGATTAGATCTTGCCTACGAGGTCCAAAGATGGAGTCAAAGTAGCTGCGCCTTCTTTCCATTTTGCTGGGCATACTTCACCTGGATGAGCGGCTGTGTATTGAGCGGCTTTGAGCTTACGCAATGTTTCAGAAACATCACGAGCGATTTCATTAGAGTGAATCTCAGCTGTCTTGATCACGCCCTCTGGGTTGATGATGAATGTGCCACGCAATGCCAAACCTGCTTCAGGAATATGTACGCCAAATGCGTTTGTCAATGTGTGTGTTGGGTCGCCAACGAGAGGGAACTTTGCTTTACCAACAGCAGGAGATGTCTCATGCCAAACTTTGTGTGAGAAATGCGTGTCAGTTGTAACGATATACACTTCAGCACCTAATTTTTGGAACTCAGCATAGTTCTCAGCTGCGTCTTCAATTTCAGTTGGGCAGTTAAATGTAAATGCTGCTGGCATGAAAATGAGAACTGACCATTTGCCCTTGAGGGTCTCGTCAGTGATAGTTACAAACTTACCATTGTGGAACGCTTCGGTTTTGAATGGTTGTACGGCTGTATTGATAATAGACATGGTGCTCCTTTTCCTTTTTTAACTAAATGATTCGTGAAAAACTGTGACAACGGAGTCCATTCTAGGCACTATCTTGATATTTGTATAACAAATAATATTGATATAAATAATCGATTTATTAGATAACAAAAACTGGGTTATAAACCCCTAAAAAGCGGGATAATGATGGCTTAGTTCAATTCCTTTGATAACCACTTTAATAAGACATCTTTATGCACGTTTCATTTCTCAGGCTTGCAAAGCCAATTTCCTTAATTGCCTTTGCTCTTATTGCACTTTCAGGTTGTCAGTCCACTGGAAAAGATGGCAAACCGCTTACTCAAGAAGAGATCATTCAAAAGCGCGAGGCTACTCTGAAGATGGCGCAAACGGGATTGGATGCTTTGCTCAAGCAAAACCCAGCAGTCAAGAAAGAAATTGATGCGGCAGCAGGGTATGCGGTTTTTGATGCAACCAATGTCAATATTGTGTTGATAGTCGTAGCGCGTGGCGAGGGCGTATTGTTCGACAAGCGTCGCAAAGAGCCCGTCTTTATGCAAGACCTTAAAACAGGCGAAGGTCTTGGAGCAGGCTATCAAACGCAATATCAAGTTGTCATTTTTAAGACAGCTTCAGCGATTGATCAATTCTTACTCTCCACTATAGATGGTCAGCAGGGCGGAATTGATGTAGATGCAAACTTCTCAGCCGGATCTGGCGGAACGATTCGATCATTCAACCCAAGTATTACGATTTATACGGTTGGGTTATCTGGCTATGATTTACAGGCAAACTGGGGTGGTGCTTTGTATTTGGTGGATCAGCAATTGAACGATGCCGCTACCTTAAAAAGCATGCCAAAGAAACCGACATCGGCTACTCCCGCCAAATAACAGCCCTCAAAAATAAGAGCCTGGTATCTCTGTAAGTCAGGCTCTACTGGTATTTCTCTATAGCAACACCCCAAAACCGGAGTAGATTGGTATATACCAATATCTCTTATGGAGGGGTTGAGCAAAAGTCCGCAAAAGGCGATAGACGCCAGTAAGGCAGTAAGTCGAGTTGCCATGGAAAGTGCGCAAGCGATTGCTAGCATTAATCAAAAGGTAGCCCAAGAATTCGCTGAATTAATTCAAAAGCGGGTTTCTGATCTCATGAAAACGCAAGACCCAAAAACGGCATTTGATTTTGTTCATGCTGAGGTTTTGCAAGACGCTGCTAAAGAAGTTGCTCACTATCACCAGCAGTTGCTAGACGTGCTCCGAAGCGGAAATAAAGAATTGTCTGAAATCGCTGAAGAGATGATTCAAGATTCAAAGGCTGATCTGATTCATTTTGTAAATGATGCGACCAATAACGCACCCGTTGGCAGTGAGGCATACGTATCTGTATTCAAGACCTCATTTAATAATGCGCTTCAGAATTTTGAATTAGTGCGCGCTGCAATGGCTGATTCATTCGCAAACTTTGAAAAGAGTGTTGAGAGTGTCACCAACTTATCTACCACTAAAGGTTCTTCAAAGAAGAAGCAGGGCAAAGACTAGGGCTGGCATCAATATCGCATCTGGAGCTGCAGTGCGGTTTGAATAGTTTGATAGTGGATTTCGACGGTGGAGGTAATTTCTTTACCATAACCACCTGCCATTGAAAATGCAATGGGGATGTTTCGGTCAAGGCCATATTGAAATACGGCCTCATCCCTTAATTGCATTCCTTCTTTAGAGATTTTTAGTCTACCGAGGCGATCATCTTCATGGGGATCTGCGCCGGCAAGGTAAATGACAAAGTCAGGTTTAAATCGATTATCTAATTGATCAAGACAATCGTTGAGAGTCTGCAAATAAGTTTGGTCATCACAGCCATCTTGAAGGCCACAATCTAAATCGCTTACCTCTTTTTGGAATGGGAAGTTATTTTCCCCGTGAATAGATAAAGTAAATATCGAAGAATCGTGTTGAAGTATGGAAGCAGTCCCATTACCTTGATGAACATCGAGGTCAACAATTGCAATTCTGAGTTTAGGGTTGATTTCTTTCTGTAGGGTGCACGCGGCAACCGCCGCATCATTAAAAACGCAGAACCCACTGCCACGATTACGATAAGCATGATGTGTGCCGCCGGCAAGGTTTCCTGAGATGCCATCTTGCATAGATGATTTA
This DNA window, taken from Polynucleobacter sp. MWH-UH25E, encodes the following:
- the ahpC gene encoding alkyl hydroperoxide reductase subunit C; this translates as MSIINTAVQPFKTEAFHNGKFVTITDETLKGKWSVLIFMPAAFTFNCPTEIEDAAENYAEFQKLGAEVYIVTTDTHFSHKVWHETSPAVGKAKFPLVGDPTHTLTNAFGVHIPEAGLALRGTFIINPEGVIKTAEIHSNEIARDVSETLRKLKAAQYTAAHPGEVCPAKWKEGAATLTPSLDLVGKI
- a CDS encoding phasin family protein; its protein translation is MEGLSKSPQKAIDASKAVSRVAMESAQAIASINQKVAQEFAELIQKRVSDLMKTQDPKTAFDFVHAEVLQDAAKEVAHYHQQLLDVLRSGNKELSEIAEEMIQDSKADLIHFVNDATNNAPVGSEAYVSVFKTSFNNALQNFELVRAAMADSFANFEKSVESVTNLSTTKGSSKKKQGKD
- a CDS encoding histone deacetylase, which codes for MNAYYSDHFVLPLPPGHRFPMEKYSRLRDLVSELPNLFLIEAPAASDTQLLYAHDPSYLLRVVNGKLSDAEQKEIGFPWSEKMVERSRRSAGATIAAAKSSMQDGISGNLAGGTHHAYRNRGSGFCVFNDAAVAACTLQKEINPKLRIAIVDLDVHQGNGTASILQHDSSIFTLSIHGENNFPFQKEVSDLDCGLQDGCDDQTYLQTLNDCLDQLDNRFKPDFVIYLAGADPHEDDRLGRLKISKEGMQLRDEAVFQYGLDRNIPIAFSMAGGYGKEITSTVEIHYQTIQTALQLQMRY